A DNA window from Pedomonas mirosovicensis contains the following coding sequences:
- a CDS encoding TerC family protein translates to MEHLAAIASDPAAWAALATLIAMEVVLGIDNLIFISILSNKLPEQSREKARRIGISLALVMRLALLSTVAFIVQLTRPIFTLFDHGFSWRDLILIAGGLFLVWKATKEIHHNVDPTPNEDVFDTSKASMGFAAAIGQILMLDLVFSIDSIITAVGMTDNLAIMFIAVIVAVAVMLVAATPLANFIAANPTVVMLALGFLLLIGTTLIAEGFGAHVPKGYVYAAMAFSAAVESLNILARRAKRRRAKANEDTASDA, encoded by the coding sequence ATGGAACACCTCGCCGCGATTGCTTCCGATCCCGCAGCCTGGGCAGCGCTCGCGACCCTGATTGCCATGGAGGTCGTGCTCGGCATCGACAACCTGATCTTCATTTCCATCCTGTCCAACAAGCTGCCGGAGCAAAGCCGGGAGAAGGCGCGGCGCATTGGCATCAGCCTGGCGCTGGTCATGCGTCTGGCCCTCCTCAGCACGGTGGCCTTCATCGTGCAGCTCACCCGGCCCATCTTCACGCTGTTCGACCACGGCTTTTCCTGGCGCGACCTCATCCTCATCGCCGGCGGCCTGTTCCTGGTGTGGAAGGCCACCAAGGAAATCCACCATAACGTGGATCCCACGCCCAACGAGGACGTGTTCGATACCAGCAAGGCAAGCATGGGGTTCGCCGCCGCCATCGGGCAGATCCTGATGCTCGACCTGGTGTTCTCCATCGACAGCATCATCACCGCCGTCGGCATGACCGACAACCTGGCCATCATGTTCATCGCCGTCATCGTGGCCGTGGCGGTCATGCTGGTGGCAGCAACGCCGCTGGCCAACTTCATCGCCGCCAACCCCACGGTCGTCATGCTGGCGCTGGGCTTCCTGCTGCTCATCGGCACCACGCTGATCGCCGAAGGCTTCGGCGCGCACGTGCCCAAGGGCTACGTCTATGCCGCCATGGCCTTCTCGGCAGCGGTTGAATCCCTCAATATTCTGGCGCGCCGGGCCAAGCGCCGCCGGGCCAAGGCCAACGAGGATACGGCCTCGGATGCGTAA
- a CDS encoding WGxxGxxG family protein, with protein sequence MRLRHTGATLAGAVALVAILSGPSAAGIDEAVVPRNVENAEPTDLPADQDFEYGWVGILGLAGLLGMRRVRRTVRNSA encoded by the coding sequence ATGCGTTTAAGACACACGGGGGCAACGCTGGCAGGGGCGGTGGCGCTGGTCGCAATCCTGTCAGGGCCGAGCGCTGCCGGTATCGATGAGGCCGTGGTGCCGCGCAATGTTGAAAACGCCGAGCCCACCGATCTGCCGGCGGATCAGGATTTCGAGTACGGCTGGGTTGGCATTCTGGGGCTGGCGGGGCTTCTGGGCATGCGCCGCGTGCGCCGCACCGTGCGGAACAGCGCTTGA
- a CDS encoding TIGR03118 family protein, producing the protein MQPHSLSARLRAWPRRAFVSLALCGASLAAPATIAAPVYNQINLVTDDQEALAAEGHAPARHVDPNLINPWGVAYSPTGPFWVANAGTGTSTLYTGSGEPFPVGNPLVVNIPQNPTPPHGPTGIVFNDTAGFQIPNNGSAGPATFIFSNLDGSLSAWNGSGDPTQAVQVVPPGDAGRPAIYPALAIGSTGGANYLYAPNNITGQIDVFDANFNPATLPGNFVDPNVPAGLVPFNVQNIDGLLYVTYAIPGPQAINADMGMGAVSVFAPDGTYLQTISTGGGLLTSPWGVAIAPEDFGEFSNALLVANFHNEYGYILAYDLETGEELGAMQHADGSLINIAGLWAILFGNGGLGGDPNSLYFAAGLRDELHGLFGEITPFQVPEPGAAFLLLTGLVPLGAFLRRRRQSL; encoded by the coding sequence ATGCAGCCACATTCCTTGAGCGCCCGCCTTCGCGCATGGCCCCGGCGCGCCTTCGTCTCGCTCGCCCTCTGCGGGGCGAGCCTTGCTGCGCCAGCAACCATCGCCGCGCCGGTTTATAACCAGATCAACCTTGTCACCGACGACCAGGAGGCTCTTGCCGCCGAAGGCCACGCACCGGCCCGCCATGTGGACCCCAACCTGATCAACCCATGGGGCGTTGCCTACAGCCCCACGGGGCCGTTCTGGGTCGCCAACGCCGGCACCGGCACGTCCACCCTCTACACCGGCAGCGGTGAGCCCTTCCCGGTCGGCAACCCGCTGGTGGTCAACATTCCGCAAAACCCGACGCCCCCGCACGGTCCCACCGGCATCGTGTTCAATGACACGGCCGGCTTCCAGATTCCAAACAACGGCAGCGCCGGCCCGGCCACCTTCATCTTTTCCAATCTCGACGGGTCGCTGTCCGCCTGGAATGGTTCGGGCGATCCCACCCAGGCGGTGCAGGTGGTGCCGCCCGGCGATGCGGGTCGCCCGGCGATCTATCCGGCGCTTGCCATCGGCAGCACGGGCGGGGCCAATTACCTCTATGCGCCCAACAACATCACCGGGCAGATCGATGTGTTCGACGCCAACTTCAACCCCGCCACCCTGCCGGGGAATTTTGTCGACCCCAACGTGCCCGCCGGGCTGGTGCCATTCAACGTGCAGAACATCGACGGGCTGCTTTACGTCACCTACGCCATACCGGGACCGCAGGCGATCAATGCGGATATGGGCATGGGCGCGGTCAGCGTCTTCGCGCCCGACGGCACGTATCTCCAGACCATCAGCACGGGCGGCGGGCTGCTCACCTCGCCGTGGGGCGTGGCCATCGCGCCGGAGGACTTCGGGGAATTCTCCAATGCCCTCCTCGTTGCGAACTTCCACAATGAATACGGCTACATCCTCGCCTACGATCTTGAGACCGGCGAGGAGCTAGGCGCAATGCAGCACGCGGATGGCAGCCTCATCAACATTGCCGGGCTTTGGGCAATTCTGTTCGGCAACGGCGGGCTGGGGGGAGATCCCAACTCTCTCTATTTCGCGGCGGGCCTTCGGGATGAACTGCATGGCCTGTTCGGCGAGATCACGCCCTTCCAGGTGCCCGAGCCCGGCGCGGCGTTTCTGTTGCTGACCGGCCTTGTCCCGCTCGGGGCTTTCCTGCGACGGCGGCGCCAGAGCCTGTAA
- a CDS encoding TIGR03118 family protein: protein MLAQSMLVRPRHWLGRSLTAFLLGAAGLTIPSAGAAPLYQVESLVTDDQDALAAEGFGPANTVDPNLVNPWGVSFNPAGGPFWVSNQGTGTSTLYDGEGTPFPTGSPLVVNIPQSAMQPTGPTGQVFNGTGDFVLNSGGKTGPAAFIFANLDGSISAWNGTGDPTQAVTVVPSGTTGPAAYTGLATGSTGGANYLYAANGATGQIDVFDADFNPVALTGDFVDPTVPAGLQPFNIQNIGGLLYVTYAIPGQEALNADLGLGAVSVFAPDGTFIEQIASGGLLTSPWGITVAPDDFGEFSNALLVGNFNNEYGYILAYDFDTGDPLGAIRNPDGSLLTIPALWALIFGNGGIGGRPGRPLLRCRPHRRTARPVRGNLAVRGARTRRGRSSPCGPRAAGPLAPAAAHPRTVRQQESAGPAGASALLAGLFIRSASQKT, encoded by the coding sequence ATGCTGGCGCAATCAATGCTCGTGCGTCCACGCCACTGGCTTGGGCGCAGTCTCACCGCGTTTCTCCTCGGCGCAGCCGGTCTGACGATCCCGTCCGCCGGAGCCGCGCCACTCTACCAAGTGGAAAGCCTGGTGACTGACGACCAGGACGCGCTCGCGGCGGAAGGCTTCGGCCCCGCCAATACTGTCGACCCCAATCTGGTAAACCCCTGGGGCGTTTCGTTTAACCCTGCGGGCGGGCCCTTCTGGGTCTCGAACCAGGGCACGGGCACCTCGACCCTCTATGACGGCGAGGGCACGCCCTTTCCAACCGGCAGCCCGCTGGTGGTCAACATTCCGCAAAGCGCCATGCAGCCCACCGGCCCCACCGGGCAGGTGTTCAACGGGACCGGCGACTTCGTTCTCAACTCCGGCGGCAAGACCGGTCCGGCCGCCTTCATCTTCGCCAATCTGGACGGCTCCATTTCCGCCTGGAACGGCACGGGCGACCCCACGCAGGCGGTGACGGTGGTGCCAAGCGGCACGACCGGCCCGGCCGCCTATACCGGCCTTGCCACCGGCAGCACCGGCGGGGCCAACTACCTCTATGCCGCCAATGGCGCGACCGGCCAGATCGATGTATTTGACGCCGACTTCAACCCCGTCGCCCTGACGGGCGACTTCGTGGACCCCACCGTTCCGGCCGGGCTCCAGCCGTTCAACATCCAGAACATCGGCGGGCTGCTCTACGTCACCTACGCCATACCGGGGCAGGAGGCGCTGAACGCCGATCTCGGCCTCGGGGCGGTGAGCGTGTTCGCGCCCGACGGCACGTTCATCGAGCAGATCGCCAGCGGCGGGCTGCTCACCTCGCCGTGGGGCATCACCGTCGCGCCCGATGACTTCGGCGAATTTTCCAACGCGCTCTTGGTCGGCAACTTCAACAACGAATACGGCTACATCCTCGCCTACGATTTTGACACCGGCGATCCGCTCGGGGCCATACGGAACCCTGACGGCAGCCTGCTGACCATCCCGGCCCTCTGGGCGCTGATCTTCGGCAACGGCGGCATAGGGGGGCGACCCGGACGACCTCTACTTCGCTGCCGGCCTCACCGACGAACTGCACGGCCTGTTCGGGGAAATCTCGCCGTTCGAGGTGCCCGAACCCGGCGCGGCAGGTCTTCTCCTTGCGGGCCTCGTGCCGCTGGGCCTCTCGCTCCGGCGGCGGCGCACCCGCGCACAGTAAGGCAGCAGGAAAGCGCCGGGCCTGCCGGCGCTTCCGCCTTGCTTGCCGGCCTTTTCATCCGAAGTGCTTCACAAAAAACATAA
- a CDS encoding BaiN/RdsA family NAD(P)/FAD-dependent oxidoreductase, with product MEAFDVIILGAGAAGLMCAATAGQRGRRVLLLDHADKVGSKILISGGGRCNFTNIDAGADRYLSQNPHFAKSALSRYAARDFIALVEKYRIAYHEKTLGQLFCDGSAREIVAMLMEECAAGNVDVRVRHRITDISGGEGFRIETDRGAFHAPSLVLATGGPSIPKMGATGFAYQVAKRFGLKVTETRPALVPLKVEADLLAFCQQLAGVAVDAIASCGRQSFRENILFTHRGLSGPAILQISSYWREGQAITLDLTPGLDALEFLKARKRERPKAEPKTVLGEILPARLATALAEQQLPHGPMANLPDKVLAKLAAQLRGWEIRPSGSEGYAKAEVTLGGIDTGGLSSKTMEAKAVPGLYAIGEAVDVTGWLGGYNFQWAWASGWVAGQAL from the coding sequence ATGGAAGCGTTTGATGTTATCATTCTAGGCGCGGGCGCGGCGGGCCTGATGTGCGCGGCGACCGCCGGCCAGCGCGGGCGGCGGGTGCTGCTGTTGGACCATGCCGACAAGGTGGGCTCGAAAATCCTCATCTCCGGCGGCGGGCGGTGCAACTTCACCAACATCGATGCGGGCGCCGACCGCTACCTGTCGCAGAACCCGCATTTCGCCAAGTCGGCGCTCAGCCGGTACGCGGCGCGCGATTTCATCGCGCTCGTCGAGAAGTACCGCATCGCCTATCACGAAAAGACCCTCGGCCAGCTGTTCTGCGACGGCTCGGCGCGGGAAATCGTCGCCATGCTGATGGAGGAGTGCGCGGCCGGTAACGTCGACGTGCGGGTGCGCCACCGGATTACGGATATTTCGGGCGGCGAGGGATTTCGCATCGAGACCGACCGGGGCGCTTTCCATGCCCCCAGCCTCGTGCTGGCGACCGGTGGGCCGTCGATCCCGAAAATGGGCGCAACCGGTTTTGCCTATCAGGTGGCGAAGCGCTTCGGCCTCAAGGTGACGGAGACGCGGCCCGCGCTGGTGCCCCTGAAGGTGGAGGCCGACCTGCTGGCCTTCTGCCAGCAGCTGGCGGGCGTGGCGGTGGATGCCATCGCCAGTTGCGGGCGGCAATCCTTCCGCGAGAACATCCTCTTCACCCACCGGGGTCTCTCCGGCCCGGCGATCCTGCAAATCTCGTCCTACTGGCGGGAGGGGCAGGCGATCACGCTTGATCTTACGCCGGGCCTGGACGCACTGGAATTCCTCAAGGCCCGCAAGCGCGAACGCCCGAAGGCGGAGCCGAAAACCGTGCTCGGCGAAATTCTGCCCGCCCGGTTGGCGACGGCGCTGGCGGAACAGCAGCTGCCCCACGGCCCCATGGCCAATCTGCCGGACAAGGTGCTCGCCAAGCTTGCGGCACAGCTGAGGGGATGGGAGATCCGCCCCTCAGGCAGCGAAGGCTACGCCAAGGCGGAGGTGACGCTGGGCGGCATCGACACAGGCGGCCTGTCATCCAAGACCATGGAGGCCAAGGCGGTGCCGGGCCTCTATGCCATCGGCGAGGCAGTGGACGTGACCGGCTGGCTCGGCGGCTACAATTTCCAGTGGGCGTGGGCCAGCGGCTGGGTGGCTGGGCAGGCGCTGTAG
- a CDS encoding type 1 glutamine amidotransferase domain-containing protein: MENVLEGKRVAILATDGFEQVELTEPMRALREAGARVEVIAPKSGSIQGYNHHDKGDTIPVDRPLEEARPENYEALMLPGGVINPDALRLEQQAIDFIRHFVEARKPIAAICHGPWTLINAGGVSGRRMTSWPSLEVDLRNAGADWVDQAVVVDRGLVTSRRPGDLSDFCAAMVEEFSEGRHENAPGGRVGAAQSGASPANVQ; this comes from the coding sequence ATGGAGAATGTTCTGGAAGGCAAGCGCGTCGCCATTTTGGCAACGGATGGCTTCGAGCAGGTGGAACTGACCGAGCCCATGCGCGCCCTGCGGGAAGCCGGCGCACGGGTGGAGGTGATCGCGCCCAAGTCCGGGTCCATTCAGGGCTATAACCACCACGACAAGGGCGACACCATCCCCGTTGATCGCCCGCTGGAAGAGGCGCGGCCGGAGAACTACGAGGCGCTGATGCTGCCGGGCGGCGTCATCAACCCGGACGCGCTGCGGCTGGAGCAACAGGCGATCGACTTCATCCGCCACTTCGTGGAGGCCCGCAAGCCCATCGCCGCCATTTGCCACGGCCCGTGGACGCTCATTAACGCCGGGGGCGTGAGCGGGCGGCGCATGACCTCGTGGCCGTCGCTGGAGGTGGACCTGCGGAACGCCGGTGCCGACTGGGTGGATCAGGCCGTGGTGGTGGATAGGGGGCTCGTTACCTCCCGCAGGCCGGGCGACCTCTCCGACTTCTGTGCCGCCATGGTGGAGGAGTTCAGCGAAGGCCGCCACGAGAACGCGCCTGGCGGCCGGGTCGGCGCAGCCCAATCCGGCGCCAGCCCGGCGAATGTACAGTAG
- a CDS encoding YbdD/YjiX family protein: MKQAASPQFPAGAQPPAGPKYALRRFFTGVRDTANLMIGIPSYEAYCQHMAQRHPDLPVMSEAEFFRNRQEARYCGRNGGRCC; encoded by the coding sequence ATGAAACAGGCCGCCTCTCCTCAGTTCCCGGCCGGGGCCCAGCCCCCGGCCGGACCGAAGTACGCCCTGCGTCGCTTCTTCACCGGCGTGCGGGATACCGCCAACCTGATGATCGGCATTCCCTCCTACGAGGCCTATTGCCAGCACATGGCCCAGCGCCACCCGGACCTGCCGGTGATGAGCGAGGCGGAGTTCTTCCGCAACCGCCAGGAAGCGCGCTACTGCGGGCGCAACGGCGGGCGCTGCTGCTAG
- a CDS encoding carbon starvation CstA family protein, with amino-acid sequence MLGKIGWALLALIAAAALAVIATHRGEPVNALWIVVAAVSLYLVGYRYYALYIARHVMRLDPNRATPAVRHTDGLDYVPTNRYVLFGHHFAAIAGAGPLVGPVLAAQMGYLPGTLWILFGVVLAGAVQDFMVLFISMRRDGKSLGELVRMEMGAVAGTIALFGAFMIMVIILAVLALVVVRALADSPWGTFTVGATIPIAIFMGLYLRFIRPGKVAEISIIGFILLMLAIVYGRNVAESAVLGPMFTFTPVELCWMLIAYGGIAAILPVWLLLAPRDYLSTFLKIGAIVALAIGIVIMAPPLQMHPLTKFAGGGGPVWSGNLFPFLFITIACGAVSGFHALISSGTTPKLIATESDVPFIGYGGMLMESFVAIMALVGASILEPGLYFAMNSPSALIGTTPESAAAAVTAMGFPVSPELLTETAREVGESSIISRTGGAPTLAVAMAEIFSHVVGGDAMKAFWYHFAILFEALFILTAVDAGTRAGRFMLQDLIGLVAPRFRQTSSFIPGLVATALCVGAWGYFLYQGVTDPLGGVNTLWPLFGISNQMLAAVALVLATVVLFRMKQQRFAWVTILPAAWLVVCTVTAGLQKVISSDPSVSFVAHARKFSDALARGEVLAPAKSLAEMQRVITNDWIDAGLCILFLFVVISIVLFGIRTAISAYRIDRPTTTEITGVPAE; translated from the coding sequence ATGCTCGGAAAAATCGGCTGGGCGCTCCTTGCGCTGATCGCCGCGGCGGCACTGGCCGTCATCGCCACCCATCGTGGCGAGCCTGTCAACGCCCTCTGGATCGTCGTTGCGGCAGTTTCGCTGTACCTCGTTGGCTATCGCTACTACGCCCTTTACATCGCCCGCCATGTCATGCGGCTGGATCCCAACCGCGCGACGCCCGCCGTGCGCCACACGGACGGCCTGGATTACGTGCCCACCAACCGCTACGTGCTGTTTGGCCACCACTTCGCGGCCATCGCCGGGGCGGGCCCGCTGGTGGGTCCGGTGCTGGCGGCGCAGATGGGCTACCTGCCCGGCACGCTGTGGATTCTCTTCGGCGTGGTCCTGGCCGGTGCGGTGCAGGACTTCATGGTGCTGTTCATCTCCATGCGCCGCGACGGCAAGTCGCTCGGCGAACTGGTCCGCATGGAGATGGGTGCCGTGGCCGGCACCATCGCCCTGTTCGGCGCCTTCATGATTATGGTCATCATCCTCGCCGTGCTCGCGCTGGTCGTCGTCCGGGCGCTGGCGGACAGCCCATGGGGCACCTTCACCGTAGGCGCGACCATTCCCATCGCCATCTTCATGGGGCTTTACCTGCGCTTCATTCGCCCCGGCAAGGTGGCCGAAATTTCCATCATCGGCTTCATCCTCCTGATGCTCGCCATCGTCTATGGGCGCAACGTGGCGGAATCGGCGGTGCTGGGCCCCATGTTTACCTTCACGCCGGTCGAGCTGTGCTGGATGCTGATTGCCTACGGCGGCATCGCCGCCATCCTGCCGGTGTGGCTGCTGCTCGCCCCGCGCGACTACCTCTCCACCTTCCTCAAGATCGGCGCCATCGTCGCGCTCGCCATCGGCATCGTCATCATGGCTCCGCCGCTCCAGATGCACCCGCTCACCAAGTTCGCAGGCGGAGGCGGCCCGGTGTGGTCGGGCAACCTGTTCCCATTCCTGTTCATCACCATCGCCTGCGGCGCGGTCTCGGGCTTTCACGCGCTCATCTCCAGCGGCACCACGCCCAAGCTCATCGCCACCGAAAGCGATGTCCCCTTCATCGGCTATGGCGGCATGCTGATGGAAAGCTTCGTCGCCATCATGGCGCTGGTGGGGGCGAGCATTCTCGAGCCCGGCCTCTACTTCGCCATGAACAGCCCCTCGGCCCTCATCGGCACCACGCCGGAGAGCGCGGCGGCGGCCGTAACCGCCATGGGCTTCCCGGTTTCGCCCGAGCTGCTGACCGAAACCGCGCGGGAGGTGGGCGAGTCTTCCATCATCTCCCGTACCGGCGGCGCGCCGACGCTCGCCGTCGCCATGGCCGAGATCTTCAGCCACGTGGTCGGCGGCGATGCGATGAAGGCCTTCTGGTATCACTTCGCCATTCTGTTCGAGGCGCTGTTCATCCTGACCGCCGTTGACGCCGGCACCCGCGCCGGACGCTTCATGCTGCAGGACCTCATCGGCCTCGTCGCGCCCAGATTCCGGCAAACCTCCTCATTCATCCCCGGCCTTGTCGCCACGGCGCTGTGCGTCGGCGCGTGGGGCTATTTCCTCTACCAGGGCGTCACCGACCCGCTGGGCGGCGTCAACACCTTGTGGCCGCTGTTCGGCATCTCCAACCAGATGCTGGCCGCCGTGGCGCTGGTGCTGGCAACGGTGGTGCTGTTCCGCATGAAGCAGCAGCGCTTCGCCTGGGTGACCATTTTGCCCGCCGCCTGGCTGGTGGTGTGCACCGTCACCGCAGGCCTGCAGAAGGTGATCTCCTCCGACCCCTCGGTCAGCTTTGTCGCCCACGCCCGGAAGTTCTCCGACGCCCTGGCGCGCGGCGAGGTGCTGGCTCCGGCCAAGTCGCTGGCGGAGATGCAGCGGGTCATCACCAACGACTGGATCGATGCGGGGCTCTGCATCCTGTTCCTGTTCGTGGTGATCTCGATCGTGCTCTTCGGCATCCGCACGGCCATCAGCGCTTATCGGATCGACCGGCCGACAACGACCGAAATTACCGGCGTTCCAGCGGAGTAA
- a CDS encoding amino acid permease, translated as MTFLTRRKAIDMVDAPGHGQRLRRSLSWPHLVGLGVGAIVGTGIYTLIGVGADRAGPAVILAFFIAGLVCVCVALAYAELATMIPASGSAYTYSYSVLGEGLAWLIGWSLILEYSVVCSAVAVGWSGYAVGFLQSAGIHLPIEIIAGPHAGGILNLPAIFIIAAVAGLLLIGTRESASVNAVLVVFKILALVIFIALTIPAFQAGHFEPFMPYGFASSEETGTAKGVMAAAAIIFFAFYGFDAVSTAAEEAKNPGRDLTIGIIGSMVVCTLLYMGVAAVAIGAMPYTEFAASGEPLAHVLRTLGHPQMATLIGAVAVIALPTVILAFMFGQSRIFFVMARDGLLPPRLGSVNARGVPVAVTVGTAIVVAAIAGIFPLAEIAELANAGTLAAFTAVGACLILLRLREPERPRVFRAPLFWLVGGLAIVGCVYLFISLPSITQERFLIWNAIGVAVYLAYGARKSRLANPESHQPALNKALD; from the coding sequence ATGACCTTCCTGACCCGCCGCAAGGCGATCGATATGGTGGACGCACCCGGGCACGGGCAGCGCCTGCGCCGCTCGCTGAGCTGGCCGCACCTTGTCGGCCTCGGCGTCGGCGCGATCGTCGGCACCGGCATCTACACCCTAATCGGCGTCGGCGCGGACCGCGCCGGGCCCGCCGTCATCCTGGCCTTTTTCATCGCCGGCCTCGTGTGCGTGTGCGTCGCCCTCGCCTATGCCGAGCTGGCGACCATGATCCCGGCCTCCGGCAGTGCCTACACCTACAGCTACTCCGTGCTCGGCGAAGGGCTGGCCTGGCTGATCGGCTGGAGCCTCATCCTCGAATATTCCGTCGTCTGCTCGGCGGTGGCCGTCGGCTGGTCCGGCTATGCGGTGGGCTTTCTCCAGTCGGCGGGCATCCACCTGCCCATTGAGATCATCGCCGGGCCGCACGCCGGGGGCATCCTCAACCTGCCCGCCATCTTCATCATCGCCGCCGTGGCGGGCCTGCTCTTGATCGGCACGCGGGAGAGTGCCTCGGTCAATGCCGTTCTGGTGGTGTTCAAGATCCTGGCGCTGGTCATCTTCATCGCGCTGACGATCCCCGCCTTCCAGGCCGGGCATTTCGAGCCGTTCATGCCCTACGGCTTCGCCTCCTCCGAGGAGACCGGCACGGCCAAGGGCGTGATGGCGGCGGCCGCCATCATCTTCTTCGCCTTCTACGGCTTTGATGCGGTCTCCACCGCCGCCGAGGAGGCCAAGAACCCAGGGCGTGACCTGACCATCGGCATCATCGGCTCCATGGTCGTCTGCACGCTCCTCTACATGGGCGTGGCGGCCGTTGCCATCGGCGCCATGCCTTACACCGAATTCGCGGCCTCGGGCGAGCCGTTGGCCCATGTGTTGCGAACCCTCGGCCACCCGCAGATGGCCACGCTTATCGGCGCGGTGGCGGTCATCGCCCTGCCCACGGTGATCCTCGCCTTCATGTTCGGCCAGAGCCGCATCTTCTTCGTGATGGCGCGCGACGGGCTGCTGCCGCCGCGCCTCGGTTCGGTCAACGCGCGCGGCGTGCCGGTGGCAGTGACGGTGGGCACGGCCATCGTGGTGGCGGCCATCGCCGGCATCTTCCCGCTGGCGGAAATCGCCGAACTGGCCAACGCCGGCACGCTGGCGGCGTTCACGGCGGTGGGGGCGTGCCTCATCCTCTTGCGCCTGCGCGAGCCGGAGCGCCCCCGCGTGTTCCGCGCGCCACTGTTCTGGCTGGTGGGCGGCCTCGCCATCGTGGGGTGCGTCTACCTCTTCATCAGCCTGCCCAGCATCACGCAGGAGCGTTTCCTCATCTGGAACGCCATCGGCGTTGCGGTTTATCTCGCCTACGGCGCGCGCAAGAGCCGGCTGGCCAATCCTGAGTCGCATCAGCCGGCGCTGAACAAGGCGTTGGATTAA
- a CDS encoding amidohydrolase family protein: MGQFADLTKVPAPAKIEGRAGTTPAPARKAGEGVGPFKKMVIRGVTLIDGSGAPPRGPVDIIIENNVITDIRVAGTPGLPLKDSREPRDFDYELDATGMYVLPGFIDLHVHGSTNDKAPDLSYSYKLWLAHGVTTVRGVELADMETSLSERARSARNEIVAPRIFVYQRPGNGKGWTGGLTNTPEKAREWVRWAAKQGIDGIKLAADPNQPPEVLEAIFDEAKKQGLGTTAHLSQIGVGRMSALQAGRAGLGTVTHFYGHFESLLKNGPIQDWPVDYNYQDEQDRFGNVANLAKESFAPGSKQWWAYLEEQKKNGVTFDPTMTIYAASRDLMHARNADWHEIYTMPQLWYFYQSSRENHGSYFFDWTTAREVKWKNFYHKYMRLLNDYKNIGGRVTTGSDSGFIFKTYGFGYIEELELLQEAGFNPSQVVTAATLNGALTLYEPKGKPVPPIGTVRVGKLADLVIVKENPLQNFKTLYGTGHLRLNEKTQKLERVGGVSYTVKDGIVYDAKKLLADVAEMVRAEKAKLGWPEQGLPRP, encoded by the coding sequence ATGGGCCAGTTCGCCGACCTCACCAAGGTGCCGGCGCCTGCCAAGATCGAGGGCCGTGCGGGCACCACGCCCGCGCCGGCCCGCAAGGCCGGCGAAGGCGTCGGCCCGTTCAAGAAAATGGTGATCCGGGGCGTCACCCTCATCGACGGCAGCGGCGCGCCGCCGCGCGGCCCGGTGGATATCATCATCGAGAACAACGTCATCACCGATATCCGCGTCGCCGGAACGCCCGGCCTGCCGCTGAAGGACAGCCGCGAGCCGCGCGACTTCGATTACGAGCTGGACGCCACCGGCATGTACGTGCTGCCGGGCTTCATCGATCTGCACGTGCACGGCTCGACCAACGACAAGGCGCCGGACCTCAGCTACTCCTACAAGCTGTGGCTGGCCCATGGCGTCACCACCGTGCGCGGCGTCGAGCTGGCGGACATGGAAACGTCGCTCAGCGAACGCGCCCGCTCGGCCCGCAACGAGATCGTCGCGCCGCGCATCTTCGTCTACCAGCGGCCCGGCAATGGCAAGGGCTGGACCGGCGGCCTTACCAACACGCCGGAGAAGGCGCGCGAATGGGTGCGCTGGGCGGCCAAGCAGGGCATTGACGGCATCAAGCTCGCCGCCGATCCCAACCAGCCGCCGGAGGTTCTTGAAGCCATCTTCGACGAGGCCAAGAAGCAGGGCCTCGGCACCACCGCCCACCTGTCGCAGATCGGCGTCGGCCGCATGAGCGCGCTGCAAGCAGGCCGGGCGGGCTTGGGGACCGTCACCCACTTCTACGGCCACTTCGAATCCCTGCTGAAGAACGGCCCCATTCAGGACTGGCCGGTCGATTACAATTACCAGGACGAGCAGGATCGCTTCGGCAATGTGGCCAACCTGGCGAAGGAGAGCTTCGCTCCCGGCAGCAAGCAGTGGTGGGCCTACCTCGAGGAGCAGAAGAAGAACGGCGTCACGTTCGACCCGACCATGACGATCTACGCGGCCTCGCGGGACCTGATGCACGCCCGCAACGCGGACTGGCACGAAATCTATACCATGCCGCAGCTGTGGTACTTCTACCAGTCGTCCCGCGAAAACCACGGCTCCTATTTCTTCGACTGGACCACGGCCCGGGAAGTCAAGTGGAAGAACTTCTACCACAAGTACATGCGCCTTCTGAACGACTACAAGAACATCGGCGGGCGCGTGACCACTGGCTCGGACTCCGGCTTCATCTTCAAGACCTACGGCTTCGGCTACATCGAGGAGCTGGAGCTGCTGCAGGAAGCCGGGTTCAACCCGTCGCAGGTGGTGACGGCGGCCACGCTCAACGGCGCCCTCACCCTCTATGAGCCCAAGGGCAAGCCCGTGCCGCCGATCGGCACCGTGCGCGTCGGCAAGCTGGCGGACCTCGTCATCGTGAAGGAGAACCCGCTCCAGAACTTCAAGACGCTCTACGGCACGGGCCATCTGCGCCTGAACGAGAAGACCCAGAAGCTCGAGCGGGTGGGCGGCGTCAGCTACACGGTGAAGGATGGCATCGTTTACGACGCCAAGAAGCTGCTGGCCGACGTGGCCGAGATGGTCCGGGCGGAAAAGGCCAAGCTGGGCTGGCCGGAACAGGGTCTGCCTCGGCCGTAA